GGCGTCAGGCCTAAATGCCGCTCCGGCAATTGTATCGCACCATCGCGATATACCGCACCAAATACAGGAATATTCCTACGTTGCAATGCCTCTTCCACCATTTGTCGATGGGAATGAGATCCAACGCGGTTCAGTATCACACCAGCGAAATTGACGTCCGGGTCATATTCTTTGAACCCGCAGGCCACCGCCGCCGCACTTTCGCCAGCCGATTTTACATCTAAAACCAAGACGACCGGCGCTTGCAGGCGCTTGGCAATCTGTGCCGTGCTGCTGATGCCGTTTTTGCCGCCGTCATACAGTCCCATAACACCTTCAATTAATGCCAAATCCTGTCCCTTAGCCGTCATCTCTAATAAATTGGCAATCCGCACTTCCGGCATCAGCCAAGAATCGAGATTATAGGAAGGCTTGCCCCCTGCCTGTTGGTGGTAGCCCGGATCAATATAATCCGGTCCAATCTTATACGACTGCACCTTTTGCTTGCGGGCACGAAACGCCGCCAGCAACCCCGCCACAATAGTGGTCTTTCCGACTCCGCTCTGCGTCCCGGCAATTACCAGGCGCGGTACCGTGCTCATCATAATAACTAGACCTCCGTACTCAATATTCAGATCCCCGTCGTGCATCAATGCCTTTTCCCATTGGATGCTGCACCGGATGACATTGCGTCGCAAAATCAGCTAAATCAATAATCGCCTGTGGCATATTGCGTCCTGTCAGGACGACATCCGCCTTCACCTCGCGCAGCCAACGAAGAAGCGTTTCCTCCTCTAACAACTTGCGATTTACAGCATGACTGACCTCATCCAAAACAACCAGATCACTTTCATGCGCTGCCTCACAAGCATAAGACCATGCCTGTTCCACATAACCATTCGCCGGATTGCGATTCTGCCCAAAACATTGGCCGCATTTTTTACATTGCATTTCGCCAGAGCGAATTGCCGCCGCATCCGGACAACCAAATCCGAATTGCCGG
Above is a window of Azotosporobacter soli DNA encoding:
- a CDS encoding cob(I)yrinic acid a,c-diamide adenosyltransferase, which gives rise to MIGIFTGNGKGKTTAALGTALSAALQGKRVAIVQFLKGSGYTGELAAIPQLSLAFSIRQFGFGCPDAAAIRSGEMQCKKCGQCFGQNRNPANGYVEQAWSYACEAAHESDLVVLDEVSHAVNRKLLEEETLLRWLREVKADVVLTGRNMPQAIIDLADFATQCHPVQHPMGKGIDARRGSEY